One Rhodobacteraceae bacterium M385 genomic region harbors:
- a CDS encoding ABC transporter substrate-binding protein has translation MRSLFKTGAAALAAATMLSGVAYADGHGVSGPLRIFSDMSNPAPRAVMEGMVERFTAENPDVEVELVITDREAWKTQIRNVLQSGTADIVNWYAGNRMGPYVDAGLFMDISDLWEEGGLTETLASTQGSMTMDDGIWGVPYTYYQWGVYYREDIFAELGLSAPTTWEEELANCEVIVESGRACYTIGTQFLWTAGGWFDYLNMRTNGYDFHMELTAGEVEWTDPRVRATFENWATLIDMGGFIADHQSYSWQEALPFMVNGEATAYLMGNFAVAPLREAGLTDDQLGFYQFPQIDPAIEPGEDAPTDTFHIAANAENVEAAEAFLLFVASAENQTLINNGDNLGQLPVNSGSAVDDDEFLNAGFDMLSNNAGGGIAQFFDRDAPAEMAQVAMQGFQQFMVDPSTLDQVLMILEQARGRIY, from the coding sequence ATGCGATCACTTTTCAAGACCGGCGCGGCTGCGCTGGCTGCGGCTACTATGCTTTCTGGCGTCGCTTATGCAGACGGCCACGGCGTTTCTGGCCCCCTGCGCATCTTCTCGGACATGTCGAACCCAGCACCGCGCGCGGTCATGGAAGGCATGGTCGAGCGTTTCACCGCCGAAAACCCCGACGTTGAGGTTGAGCTGGTCATCACCGACCGCGAGGCGTGGAAAACGCAGATCCGCAACGTTCTGCAATCTGGCACCGCTGATATCGTAAACTGGTACGCCGGTAACCGCATGGGCCCCTACGTTGACGCGGGTCTATTCATGGACATCTCCGACCTGTGGGAAGAGGGCGGCCTGACAGAAACGCTGGCTTCCACCCAAGGCTCCATGACGATGGACGACGGCATCTGGGGCGTGCCCTACACATACTACCAGTGGGGCGTGTACTACCGTGAAGACATCTTTGCAGAGCTTGGCCTGAGCGCCCCCACCACCTGGGAAGAAGAGCTGGCAAACTGCGAAGTGATCGTTGAATCCGGCCGCGCTTGCTACACCATCGGCACACAGTTCTTGTGGACCGCTGGCGGCTGGTTCGACTACCTCAACATGCGCACCAACGGTTATGACTTCCACATGGAGTTGACCGCTGGCGAAGTTGAGTGGACGGACCCCCGCGTTCGCGCCACGTTCGAGAACTGGGCAACCCTGATCGACATGGGCGGCTTCATTGCTGACCACCAGTCGTACAGCTGGCAGGAAGCGCTGCCCTTCATGGTTAACGGTGAAGCCACCGCATACCTGATGGGTAACTTCGCCGTTGCACCTCTGCGTGAAGCGGGCCTGACGGACGACCAGTTGGGTTTCTACCAGTTCCCGCAGATCGACCCTGCCATCGAGCCGGGCGAAGATGCACCAACGGACACATTCCACATCGCGGCCAATGCCGAGAACGTGGAAGCGGCAGAAGCCTTCCTTCTGTTCGTGGCATCGGCTGAAAACCAGACGCTGATTAACAACGGCGACAACCTGGGTCAGTTGCCTGTGAACTCCGGTTCCGCAGTGGATGACGACGAGTTCCTGAACGCGGGCTTCGACATGCTGTCGAACAACGCGGGCGGTGGCATCGCGCAGTTCTTTGACCGCGACGCCCCTGCTGAAATGGCGCAGGTCGCCATGCAGGGCTTCCAGCAGTTCATGGTTGATCCTTCCACGCTTGATCAGGTTCTGATGATCCTGGAGCAGGCGCGCGGCCGGATCTACTAA
- a CDS encoding IclR family transcriptional regulator has protein sequence MASENADSSDGTVGKALSVLDAVASFGRPVRFGELLADSPYPKATLYRLVQVLTKQSMLTYDPDRQTYAPGLRLVRLAHAAWQTTSLAPVARPYLEALSAEVGETIHLAQLDGGSVLYVDKINALDPLQMYSQAGKVAPCYCTGVGKAMIAFLPEDQLEPILRQQSYHTFTAHTYPDADALRVELAAIVERGHAYDREEHEPGIICVAVPIRTRAGRVLGAVSVTSSTERTSLAGLDAHLPRIHAAVSSIAGEAQDWRFPDAAE, from the coding sequence GTGGCAAGCGAAAATGCCGACAGCTCTGACGGTACGGTGGGCAAGGCTCTTTCCGTGTTGGATGCCGTGGCGTCCTTTGGGCGGCCCGTTCGATTCGGCGAACTTCTAGCCGACAGTCCCTACCCCAAAGCCACGCTTTATCGCTTGGTTCAGGTGCTCACGAAGCAATCCATGCTGACATACGATCCGGACCGACAAACCTATGCGCCGGGCCTTCGCCTTGTGCGACTGGCCCATGCCGCCTGGCAAACCACATCCCTCGCCCCCGTCGCCCGCCCCTACCTAGAGGCGCTTTCGGCAGAGGTCGGCGAAACGATCCATCTTGCGCAACTCGATGGCGGTTCGGTCCTATATGTGGACAAGATCAACGCCCTTGATCCGCTGCAAATGTATTCTCAGGCCGGTAAGGTTGCGCCTTGCTATTGCACTGGCGTGGGCAAAGCGATGATCGCCTTCTTGCCCGAAGACCAGCTGGAACCGATCTTGCGCCAGCAAAGCTATCACACGTTCACCGCCCACACCTACCCCGATGCCGACGCCCTGCGCGTTGAGCTGGCCGCCATTGTTGAGCGCGGCCACGCCTATGATCGCGAGGAACATGAACCGGGGATTATCTGCGTCGCGGTGCCCATTCGCACCCGGGCGGGCCGGGTGCTGGGTGCCGTCTCGGTCACCTCTTCGACAGAGCGCACGTCGCTTGCCGGGCTCGACGCCCACCTGCCGCGCATCCACGCGGCCGTTTCATCCATTGCGGGGGAGGCCCAGGACTGGCGCTTCCCCGATGCAGCAGAATAA
- the ugpC gene encoding sn-glycerol-3-phosphate ABC transporter ATP-binding protein UgpC produces the protein MSGLQLTDVIKRYGNTQVIHGIDLTIDDGEFCVFVGPSGCGKSTLLRMVAGLEETTEGQIDIGGRDVTRADPAARGVAMVFQTYALYPHMTVAENMGFGLKMNGHPKAEIDEKVNEASRILKLDDYLARKPKALSGGQRQRVAIGRAIVRGPEVFLFDEPLSNLDAELRVEMRVEIARLHKEIGATMIYVTHDQVEAMTLADKIVVLRAGYIEQVGAPLDLYNDPDNKFVAGFIGSPAMNFFDGHCTGGVIIVPALGGAEFAAPLSMVGDGPVTVGVRPNKVTLTDGATHTVDLSERLGGVSYHYVSAPDGSRIVVEAHDQEAPPAGTPTGISFDVADAYFFDAKTESRLR, from the coding sequence ATGTCGGGCCTGCAACTTACAGACGTCATCAAACGCTATGGCAATACTCAGGTGATCCACGGGATCGACCTTACGATTGACGACGGTGAATTCTGCGTCTTCGTCGGCCCCTCGGGCTGTGGCAAGTCCACGCTTCTGCGCATGGTCGCGGGGCTGGAGGAAACCACCGAAGGCCAGATTGATATCGGCGGACGCGACGTGACCCGCGCCGACCCGGCTGCACGCGGCGTGGCAATGGTGTTCCAGACCTACGCTTTGTACCCCCACATGACCGTCGCCGAAAATATGGGCTTCGGCCTGAAGATGAATGGCCACCCCAAGGCCGAGATCGACGAGAAGGTGAACGAGGCTTCTCGCATCCTGAAGCTGGACGACTATCTGGCCCGCAAACCCAAGGCTCTGTCCGGCGGTCAGCGCCAGCGTGTTGCCATTGGCCGTGCGATTGTGCGTGGCCCCGAGGTGTTCTTGTTCGATGAGCCGCTGTCGAACCTCGACGCCGAATTGCGTGTTGAAATGCGGGTCGAGATTGCGCGTCTGCACAAGGAAATCGGCGCGACGATGATCTATGTGACCCACGATCAGGTCGAGGCGATGACCCTGGCCGATAAGATCGTGGTGCTGCGGGCAGGCTATATCGAGCAGGTCGGTGCGCCGCTGGATCTCTATAACGACCCCGACAACAAATTTGTGGCGGGCTTTATCGGCAGCCCCGCGATGAACTTCTTTGATGGGCATTGCACCGGCGGCGTTATTATTGTGCCTGCCCTTGGCGGCGCGGAATTTGCGGCGCCGCTTTCGATGGTCGGCGACGGCCCGGTGACCGTGGGCGTGCGCCCCAATAAGGTGACGCTGACTGATGGTGCGACCCATACCGTCGATCTGTCCGAGCGTTTGGGCGGCGTGAGCTATCACTACGTCTCTGCCCCCGATGGGTCCCGGATTGTGGTGGAAGCCCACGATCAAGAGGCACCGCCAGCAGGCACCCCAACCGGCATCTCGTTCGATGTGGCCGACGCCTATTTCTTCGACGCTAAGACTGAGTCGCGGTTGCGCTAA
- a CDS encoding sulfotransferase — protein sequence MTTTLPPRASDKMPLFIVGSMRSGTTWLRDMLRRVPNFICPEETHFLRWSDPFRSPGGMGPHVSNTLLRKHREMDGVSEEVFEQLLEHCATKANLQRRYIGAFAQAKGVAEPFRWFDKTPQNIYGLPLILAEFPRARVVHLVRNPLNVVASLKLGRQVSVPDINGAINCWSEAVLTWDAMVRTAPRRMMEIRYEDMLADVPGTLSALMDFAKIDCPKDLWRPSDAHREKNQWKTVLTPEEAALVARRCAKAAGRRGYDLQAQVEAEVSAV from the coding sequence ATGACGACCACGCTCCCCCCTCGGGCGTCGGACAAGATGCCTTTGTTTATCGTTGGGTCGATGCGGTCGGGCACTACTTGGCTGCGTGATATGTTGCGGCGTGTGCCGAATTTCATCTGCCCGGAGGAAACGCATTTTCTGCGGTGGTCTGATCCATTTCGGTCGCCCGGCGGCATGGGCCCTCATGTCAGCAACACTTTGCTACGCAAACACCGGGAAATGGATGGGGTCAGCGAAGAGGTGTTCGAACAACTGCTGGAACATTGCGCCACAAAGGCCAACTTGCAACGGCGCTATATCGGGGCCTTTGCCCAAGCCAAAGGCGTGGCCGAGCCGTTTCGGTGGTTCGATAAGACCCCTCAGAATATCTATGGTTTGCCCCTGATTCTGGCCGAATTCCCCCGTGCCCGCGTTGTCCATTTGGTGCGCAATCCGCTCAATGTCGTGGCCAGTTTGAAGTTGGGGCGACAGGTCTCGGTGCCCGATATAAACGGTGCGATCAATTGTTGGTCCGAGGCGGTGCTGACATGGGACGCCATGGTTCGAACTGCACCGCGTCGGATGATGGAAATCCGCTACGAGGATATGTTGGCCGACGTGCCCGGCACATTGTCGGCCCTGATGGATTTCGCCAAGATCGATTGCCCCAAGGATCTATGGCGCCCGTCCGACGCACACCGAGAAAAGAACCAATGGAAAACGGTTCTGACGCCGGAAGAGGCCGCCCTCGTGGCGCGAAGATGTGCCAAGGCGGCGGGCCGCCGTGGCTATGATTTACAGGCCCAAGTTGAGGCTGAGGTCAGCGCAGTTTAG